In bacterium, the genomic window CACGATCATGATATACACCGCCGGATGCGAATAGAACCAGAATAGATGCTGATAGAGCACCGGGTCGCCGCCCTCGGAAGGCCTGAAGAAGCCCGTGCCGAAATGCCGGTCGAACAGGACCATGGTCACGGCGCCCGCCAGCACCGGTGTGCCGACCAGAATCATGAAAGCATTCGTCAGCCACGCCCACGCGTAGAGCGGCATCTTCATCAGATTCATGCCCGGCGCGCGCATGTTAAGAATCGTAACGATGAAATTTATCGCGCCTAAGATTGAAGAAGCGCCGGTGAGGTGCACCACGAAAATCCACATATCCACGCCCGGCGTGCCGCTATACTGCGCGCTGGTGAGCGGCTGATAGCTGGTCCAACCGCCGCCGGCCGCGCCGCCTTCAACGAAGAAGCTGGCGATACCGATCAACGCCGCCGGAATCAGCAGCCAGAACGAGAACGCATTCAACTTCGGGAACGCCATATCGCGCGCGCCGATCATGATTGGCACGAGGTAGTTGCCGAACCCGGCCATCGCCGGAATAATCACGAAGAAGATCATGATGGTGGCGTGCATCGTCACCACCTGGTTGTAGAGTTCCGGCGACACCACGCCGCCCGAACTTTCCCACAACTGCATGCGGAGGACTCCGGCGAGGAATCCGCCGACGATGCCCATGACCAACGCGAAGATCAGGTACATGATACCGATCTCTTTGTGGTCCGTGGAGGACAGGTAGCGCAGCAAGAGCGACTTAGGCTTAGCTTCAGCCATGCGCCGCCTCCATTTCCGCTTCAGGTTCGAGCATTTCGCTGTGCAGCGAGTCCGCCGGTGCAGCGGCAGCGTTCATCTTCTTCTCCAGCCATTGTCCAAACTCATCGTCGGATACCACTATTACGTCAATATACATTTCCCCGTGCAGCGGACCGCACAGTTCGGCGCACTGTCCCTTGTACTTCCCCGCGGGCGCTTTGAACCAGGCGTGTGTAATGCGGCCCGGGTTGGCGTCCTGCTTGACGCCGAAGCTCGGCACCCACCACGCGTGAATCACGTCCACGCTCGTCAGATTGAGCGTGACGATCTTATCGGCAGGCACGACCAGCGGTTCGTTGGCGAAGCCCACGTCGTAGCGTGGCAACCGGTATTCCCAGAAGAACTGATGGCCGATGACTTCGACGACGAGATCCGATTTCGGCGGCACCTCGATCTTCTTCAGCGTGCTGAACGCCGGAATCGAAATTGCCACAAGCACGAGTGCCGGAATCACGGTCCAGACGATTTCCAGTTTGACGTTGTCGTGGAAGGTCGCCGGTTTGTGGCCGCGCTTCGCGTTGAACTTCCAGATCGCATAGACCAGCAGCACCTGCGGCAGCAGCAGGAACGGCAGCGTCAGGCCAAGCATGATTTGGAAGGTGTCCCGCACTTCCTGCGCAACCGGTGTGACGGGATCGAACACCCACGACGTCACGGGATCGGCAAAGAGCGCGGCGGGCAACAGCAGCAGCGCGGACCAGGTGAGATGTTTCTTGAGCATCGGGGTAGTTTTGCCCTACTTAGCGAATTGCGAAATTCTAAAAGACCGCGAGTTGTTTGACGAACCCGTACAACGCGTCAAGCTGGGCGCGGGTTAGCGAGCCACAGCCCGGATGCACGCGGCCCGTCGAGCCCGTCAGAACGACATGGTCAAACGCGGCGCGATCGGCCAGCCACGGTGCGCCATAGGCGTTCAGGGGCGAGGTAACGATGTAACGGTAGGGATTCGCGCCGATCAACGTGCTCTCCATGCCTTCGCCAAACTTTCCGTGGCACGAAGCGCACTTCTGCAAATAGACCTGCGCACCGAGCGTCGTCTCGTCGTAAGCGCGCGTCGTTTTACCCAGCGGCAGGCCGGGATCAGTCACCTGCTGCATGGCCAGCCGAATGGGGATCCGGCCTTCCGTGCCCACCGCTTGCGCGACGCCGCCCGCAGCCGCGTCCGCGCCCGTCGGCGCTTCGGGCAGCTTGGCCACGATCGCATCGTCCGTCGGCGTGGGATTCGGAATGAGCGTGCGAATATAGTGTACCATTGCCCACACGTCCCGCGCGGGCAACAGCGAGAACGACGGCATGGACGTGCCCGGCGAACCCTTCATCAACGTATTGTGGAGCGCCGCGACGTCCGTTCCAAACTTGAATGTCTCGGTCTTGTAATTACGCGGCGGCGGATTCAATCCCGCGGAACGCGGGCCGTTGCCCTGTCCATCCGGGCCATGACACGACGAGCAATTGATTTCGTAAAGCATCTTACCGTCGGCTGCCAAACCGGTGTCTTTGGCCAGCGCGCGGTGGTTGACAACCTTTGCGGCGTCCAGCTCTTTGACGGGCGGCGGCAAGGAAGCCCCCACTCGCACGCCGCCGGCGAATTGCCAATTGAAGATCATCCCGATAAGTATGATCGCGAAAATGACCAGCGGGACGTAGAAGAAGACGCTGCTGTTCGTGGGGCTATACTTGCTCATTTATTCCCAGAACCTCCAATTAACGCTGGCCAACACACGCGGGTCACCGACCGGAATCAGCGAATGCTTACTCATCCAGCGCGACACCACGATCCCGAACAAACCGGCGAACATGGCCAAGATGCCAATTTCCATCCAGCCGATCATAACGAGTTCCGGATGATTGGACGGCATGGACAGCCAGAAGATGTCGAGGAACTGTCCGACCAGCACGCCCCAGCAGACCATCACGAGCCACTTTTCGTGTTTCTTCTGCCACTGGCTGATCAAACCGAAGAACGGCAGGATAAATTTGAAAAACCACGTCAGCACGGCGATAGCCAGCCAGCCGTGGTCGCTCCGCTTCAAATAGTAGTAGGTTTCTTCCGGCAGATTCGCGTACCAGATCAGCATGAACTGTGAGAAGCCGATATAGGTCATGAAGATCGTGAAGGCGAACAGCAGGCCGCTCAAGTCTTTGAGATGCGACGGTGTTGCGACATGCTTGAGCTGATCGCGTTTCAGGCTCACGAAGATAATCACCATCAGCGCCATCGTGCTCTGAATCACGCCGGCGAACGTATAGACCGTGAACATCGTCGAGAACCACTTCGGTTCGAGACTCATCAGCAGGTCGTACGAGAAGAATCCGAATGTCGGCGCGAACAGCAGCAGTCCGATGATCGAGAAGCGCGCGGCCTTCAGCGACAGGTCTTGATTTTGGCCGCCGTCCTGCGCCACCGAATAGGCAACGAGCTTGCGCGCCACGAAGAACCAGATGACGAAGAACAGCACATTGCGCGCCGCGAACAGATCAAAGCTCAGCCAACGCTGCTTGGTGGGGCTGGCGATTCCGTGCTCATGTCCCAGCCACGAATAGAGCTTCCCGCCCTCCATGCTGATCCCCACCAGCAGCACGATAAACAGCAGCGCTGCGACGGGTATGAAGCTCATGAACGCCTCAGCCAGCCGGCGCGGCACGACCGCCCAGTGTGACGTTACCGCGTGATTAATCGCGACGAAGACCATCCCGCCGAGGCTGAACCCCGTGAAGATGTACAGCGTCTGCATGTAATTTTGCCAGGCGCGCGTGGAGTCCACGGCCAGGCCGCCCAGGAAGGCCAGCGCACCGAGCACGGTCAATCCCATGAAGAGATTGGACAGCGACTTCGGCAGGGCCAGCGGCCCGGGATTCTCAATATGTGTTACTGTGGCGTGCATATTGTTGAAGAGATCCTTCTCTGAGGGATGCGATCGGCGACGGGAGTGAAACGGCCTGCGAACCGTTGAGATTGTTCACGACAGGTAACGCAGTGAACACCGAAGCTCGGAGGTGATCGCGGAAACTGTAGGACGCCTCGATAATTGCGGCGCCAAGGTCGCCTCCGGATTCTCGGTACTCTAACCCGTTGCTGGTATCACGCTCGGAGAATCTGGCGCGGCCACCGACATTGAACTCGTGCTGGGTAATCTGGACGTGAATGGCCGGGGGGATGAGCGTTTGCCTGGGTATGTTGCTTGTGGGCGACCGCCCGGCGTGGCAGTGGCGGCTGTCGTCTGGCCAGGGAAGGTCAGCGCCGCCCAGGAGCTCTGTCGCCCAGCCCTCTTTTCACGGTGCTCTGACCCCGGCCGTTCAAACGGGCAGTCGGCGGCTGATGGCGGGGAGTCCTTACTCCCGCTGGAGTTTGACATCTCGTCCGTCCGCCCCGACGGCGGCGGGGCTCGGCAAAGAGCGCGTTACTGCCCCAACACGACAACAAGGCGAGGAATTTCATTCAGACAGCTATCGCTTCGGCCAGAGCGCAGGCTTTGCCGTGTCCGGCGCGTCATCCACGAATTTGAATTTACCTGCAAGCATCGCCAGGCTGTCCTGCGGCTGCGGATGTGCGGCGCGCTGCAAGGCGCGCACATAGTGAATGATTGCCCAACGCTTCTCGGCCGGAACCTGCTGCTTATAGCTCGGCATCAAACCCTGTCCCATCATGATCGTATGGTAGATCCGGCCGTCCGACCAACCTAACAGCTTTTCCGACAACAACGATGGCGGCTGCGTGAATTTCGGGACGATATAACCCGCGCCGTCCCCATAAACGCCGTGACACACGACGCAATAGGTATTGTAGTACTTGCGGCCTGCGTCCAAAACTTCGGTCGTCGCGGTCACCGGATTGACCGTCGCGTTAGCGGCCAGCGTGTCGAGCAGAGCGATGGAGTATGGCTCAAAATTAACCGGTACCGTCCCCACCGGCGGCACCTTCATGCCCACGCCATTCGGCGAATTCGGATCGAACTCCTGCGCCTTTAGCGATGGCTGTCGGTACATATCCGGCATGTATTCCAACACCGGCATGCTCTTCTTGCCGCACGACATCATTAGAAATGCAGTCGTAATGAGCACCAAAATCTTATACATGCTTCACCTCTTCGGCGCCCGAGGCCTTCAAGTAGGCTTCGGCGTCGCCCGAGTTGACGCCGTCCAGGGGAATCACCAGACCGAACTTGTCGTCGGTGAAGCGCTCGTCGTGAATCTTCGGCGTCGTGGTCGGCAGTTTGCATGCCGCCCACATTGCGATAAACGTCGAGATACCGCCGATCAGCACGCCGCTTTCAAACATCACCGGGAAAAACGCCGGCCACGAGTTCTCGGGCTTGCCGCCGATATTCATCGGCCACTCGATCACATGTACCCAATACTCCAGCGTGAATCCGAGCGCGGCGCCGGTCAGTCCCATCGCCAGGGTCACCCACGGCACCCACGACGACTTTAGGCCCAGCGCCTTGTCCAGACCGTGAATCGGGTACGGCGTGTAGGCGTCGAGATGCTTCCACCCTTTTTTTCGCGCGCCGTCCGCCGCTTCCATCAGAATATCGGGATCGGAATAGACTCCGATCAGCACGGGATGCTTAGCCATGATAACCTACCTTCGACGTATCCGCCGGCTTGGGCAAGGTATGCTTGATTTCCGCGATGGAAATCGTCGGGAACAGCCGCACGAACAACAGGAACAGCGTCAGGAACAGTCCGAACGCGCCGATTGTCCAACCGAAGTCATAGATCGTCGGCGAGAAGTTGTCCCAGTTAGACGGGAGGAAATCGCGGTGCAGCGACGAAACGATGATGTTAAACCGTTCGAACCACATACCCACGTTCACCAACAGCGAGACGACGAACATGATAGGGATCGAGGTCCGCGCCTTCTTGAACCAGAAAATCTGCGGCACGACCACATTGCAGAAGAACATGATATAGAACGCCGTCGAGAACGGGCCGGTCAGGCGGTTCACAAACACGTAGCGCTCGAACGGATTCTCGCTGTACCACGCGATGAAGAACTCGGTCAGGTATGCGTAACCGACCAGCATGCCGGTGAGCAGGATGATTTTATTCATCAGCTCCATGTGCCGGATCGTAATGTACTGTTCCAGATTGAAGGCCGTGCGCATGAACACCAACAGGGTGACCACCATCGCAAAGCCCGAGAAGATCGCACCGGCGACGAAGTAGGGCGGGAAGATTGTCGTATGCCAGCCCGGAATCAGCGACGTCGCGAAGTCGTAGGACACTACGGTATGCACCGATAGCACCAGCGCCGTGCTCATACCCGCGAACAGCAGGTAGGCCTTCTCGTAATGATTCCAATCCCGCATCGAACCCGTCCAGCCCAGCGACAGCGCGCCGTAGAACTTCTTGCGCAGCAGGTTCTTGGCCTTGTCGCGCATCGTCGCGAAATCCGGCACCAGACCGGTGTACCAGAACAGCAATGAAATCGTGAAGTACGTCGAAACGGCGAACACGTCCCACAACAGCGGCGACCGGAAGTTTACCCAGAGTAGTCGGTCATTCGGATACGGGACAAGCCAATAGGCCAGCCATTGGCGACCGGTATGCAGCAGCGGGAAGATACCCGCCGTCATCACGGCGAAAATCGTCATGGCTTCCGCCGAACGATTGATGGCGGTTCTCCACTTTTGGCGGAGCAGGAACAGAATCGCCGAAATCAGCGTACCGGCATGGCCGATACCGATCCAGAACACGAAGTTGGTAATATCGAAGGCCCAGCCGTAGGGATGGCTGATACCGAAGATACCCTGACCGCGCGTCAACAGAATGTAAACGACGATGGCGCCGACGCCAAGCATCCCGGAGACCGTCAGAAAACCCAGCCACCACTTGATGTTGGGCATGCGTTCGGTCGGCGCGATGACGTCACGCGTTACGTCGCGCAGACGCAGATCGGTGGACAGAAATTGTTCAGAGGCGGGCGCACTCACGAGTGGTTTCCTCCATCATGGCTGGCCTCGCCGTGTCCGCCGGCGTGATCGCTGTCACGCAACGGACGATTCCGCAGCTTGGTGAAATAGGTCACCTGCGGCTTGGTATTCAGCTCGGCAATAACGTGATAGGCGCGCGGGTCCTGTTTCAGTTTGGACACAAGGCTATCCGGATTGTTGGTATTTCCAAAAGAAATCGCGTTGGTCGGGCACGTCTGCTGGCAAGCGGTCAGGAAGTCGCCGTCCTGCACCGGACGGTTGAACGTCTTGGCCTTCTCCTTGCCTTCGCGGATCCGCTGCTGGCAGAAGGTGCACTTCTCCATCACGCCCTTCTCGCGCACCGTCACTTCGGGATTAAGCGCCAGATTGAGCGGGTGCGGTTCGTAGGCCGCGAATGAGTATTCGTGCCAGTTGAAACGGCGCACCTTATAAGGACAGTTGTTTGAGCAATAGCGCGTGCCCACGCAGCGGTTGTAGACCTGCATATTGAGGCCCTCTTCGCTGTGCACCGTCGCCACGACCGGACACACCGTTTCGCACGACGCGTTGTCGCAGTGCTGGCACAGCATCGGCTGATAGGTGAACTCCGGCTCGTGCTCATCGCCGCTGTAGTAGCGGTCAATGCGAATCCAATGCATTTCGCGGCCCAGTCGAATCTGACCGGCACCGACGATCGGCAGATTGTTCTCGACCGAACACGCCGCGATACAGGCATTGCAGCCGATACACGCCGTCAGGTCAATCGCCATCCCCCACTTGTTGCCCTTGTATTCATGCTCGGGCCACATGGACATGGACGGATGCTCGTGCCACTGTCCGGCGTGCGGATCATGCAGAAAGGCTTCGAGCGCCGTTTCGGCCACGATCGGGCGACCTTCGGTGTAGTTATGTCCCTGCACGTCCGGCAGCTCTTCCCAGCGGCCCGTCGCTTCAATCGTCACCGCGTCACCCATGGTGCGCAGCATCGTCCCTTCGACCGCGCACAGCAGGAACGCGTTGCCGCCGACGTCATTGCCGACGCGACCGACGTTCTGGCGGCCCCAGCCGGTTTCAATCGTCAGCACGTCTTCGACGTCGCCCGGCTGCACGTGCACCGGGACTTCAATCGTCGCGCCGTTGGCCGTCACGCGCACATAGTCGCCATCGCGAAGCGCCAACCGACTGGCCGTCTTCGGCGCAAGGTTGGCAAAGTTCGTCCAGCACACGCGCGCCACCGGATGCGGCAATTCAAGAATCCAGGCGTTGTTACCGTTGCCGTCTTCGGTAAGGACGGGCGACGGCGCCACCACCAATTGCAGCTCACCACTCGCGCGCGTTGCGCTCAAACGGCTTAACCCGGCGCTGTTGAACGTGCGCGGCGTCGCAGGTTTGCGCAAATCCACGAAGCCGTCGCGCAGTGCGCCGTTCCAGAACGCGTGGAAGTCCGCGGCGAACACATCCGCCGAATAGACCGACGTCTGCCACACGCTCATAATGTAATCGTACCAACTGCCAACCACTTCGCCGAGACCTGGCACGGCGGCGGCCTGTGCGAATTTCAACAACGACTCTTCGGCGGCGCGGCAATCATGCAGCGGCATCACGGTCGGCTGAATAATCGAGTAGAGTCCAACCTGCGGTTCGGCATCACCCCAGCTTTCCAGCCAGTGCAATCCGGGCAGCAGGTACGTCGCCAGACGTCCGGTCTCATCGGCGCGGTCGCCCAGATGAATTATCGTCTTCGCCTTAGCCAACGCGGTCTTGACACCGCTCTTTTCGGGCAGGGAATAGACAGGATTGGTACCGAAGGTGATCAGCACGTCAATCTGCCCGCCGTCTAAGCGGCTCATCAGGTCTTGCAGACCGACCAGTGAACCGTCCGCCTGTTGCGACGGAGCGCCGTTGCCATCCACGGTAATCCCGTCGTTGCCGAGCATGGCGTTCAGCAGACATGCCACCAGCTGATGGTCCAGCGATTCGCCGCCCACCACGATGCTCTTGCCGCGCGCCGCCCATAGCTCCGCTGCGATGCGGTCAATCGTGCCGCTCTTCAATCCGTTTTCGCTTTCGCACTGCGCCGGCGACACCGTCCCGCTGAAGCTGACGCCGTTCGCGCCCATGCCCAAGAGCGCGGTCGCCACGGCCAAACCGAAGCGGACGCTTTGCCCGGGCTTCATGCGGAAGCGTTCATCGGCGTTCGAGGATGTAAGCGTCGTCGAGCAGTCCGCGCTCACCAGCTTGTTCAAGTGCTTCTCATGCAGCTTTCGCTTGCTGCCGAAGGCTACCGACCACTCGTGGCTGGCATAGCCGCTGCCGAGGAAATCGCCGTCCAGACTCAGAACGTAATCGGCCTTGTCGAAATGCAGCGCGGGCAGAACCGGCGCGCCGTAGCATTCCTGATTGGCAAGCCGCGTCGCTTCGCGCGTCCAACCATCGTAGCTGTAATGCGAAGCCCCCAGGCTCGCGCAGAAGTCCGCGATAATCTTCTTACGCGCCGGGCCGTGTACCGTCCCGGTCAGGACCGCGATCCGGCCGCGTGCCGCCTTGAGTAATTCGCCGATTTCACCGTCCGCGACGTTCCATGAAATCACTGACGGCGTGCCTTCGACCATCTTCACCGGGCCGTTCAGGCGGTCGGGGTCATAGAGATTAAAAATCTCATATTGCCCGCGCGCGTCCAGCGTGCCTTTCGACAGCGGATGCTGCGGATTACCTTCGAGCTTGATCGGCCGTCCTTCACGCGTCTTGATCAGCACGCCGTTGCCCTGCGGGCCGCCGGCTGCCGACGCGTAGAAATTCGGAACGCCGAGCACGATCTCTTCGGGCTGATTGATATACGGAATGATCTTCTGCGCCGGTCGCAGGCCGCAGCCTGCCGTCGCGAACACCATCGCCGCGCCGGACAGCTTCATGAAGTCGCGCCGCGACAGCCCGCTCTCTTCACCGCCGTTCTGCTTGACTTTCAGCTCCATGAATCCCGCGGCTTCCGAGATCAGCGTCGGCGCCCCGGTCAGCGAGAACTTCGTGCCCTGCTCTTCCTTCGTGAAGAACTCTTCGGGCTTGGAGTAAAACTCGGAATGTTTGACGGCCAGCGCCGCCTCATCGCCCCGCAATTCGCCCAGCGTCGTCCAGTGACGCGGCTTGGCTTCGGAAGCGGGAGTCGTCGGTTGGTGCATTGCGTTATCTCGGCTCATTGGTGGCACGCATTGCAGTCCTGGGGACCGCCGTTGTCTCGATGACACTGCAAGCAATCACCCATGTTCAGCTTGCGATATTGATAGACCTTATCCATCGTCTCGACCGGTCCGTGGCATTCCGCGCAGTCAAATCCCTTGCGGATGTGCCACTGGTGCGAAAAAATCGCATGATCCGGCACGGCGTGAACACGCTCCCACTGGATCGGCTTGCCCGTGTTATAGGCTTCG contains:
- the coxB gene encoding cytochrome c oxidase subunit II, translating into MLKKHLTWSALLLLPAALFADPVTSWVFDPVTPVAQEVRDTFQIMLGLTLPFLLLPQVLLVYAIWKFNAKRGHKPATFHDNVKLEIVWTVIPALVLVAISIPAFSTLKKIEVPPKSDLVVEVIGHQFFWEYRLPRYDVGFANEPLVVPADKIVTLNLTSVDVIHAWWVPSFGVKQDANPGRITHAWFKAPAGKYKGQCAELCGPLHGEMYIDVIVVSDDEFGQWLEKKMNAAAAPADSLHSEMLEPEAEMEAAHG
- a CDS encoding c-type cytochrome, whose translation is MSKYSPTNSSVFFYVPLVIFAIILIGMIFNWQFAGGVRVGASLPPPVKELDAAKVVNHRALAKDTGLAADGKMLYEINCSSCHGPDGQGNGPRSAGLNPPPRNYKTETFKFGTDVAALHNTLMKGSPGTSMPSFSLLPARDVWAMVHYIRTLIPNPTPTDDAIVAKLPEAPTGADAAAGGVAQAVGTEGRIPIRLAMQQVTDPGLPLGKTTRAYDETTLGAQVYLQKCASCHGKFGEGMESTLIGANPYRYIVTSPLNAYGAPWLADRAAFDHVVLTGSTGRVHPGCGSLTRAQLDALYGFVKQLAVF
- a CDS encoding cytochrome c, with amino-acid sequence MYKILVLITTAFLMMSCGKKSMPVLEYMPDMYRQPSLKAQEFDPNSPNGVGMKVPPVGTVPVNFEPYSIALLDTLAANATVNPVTATTEVLDAGRKYYNTYCVVCHGVYGDGAGYIVPKFTQPPSLLSEKLLGWSDGRIYHTIMMGQGLMPSYKQQVPAEKRWAIIHYVRALQRAAHPQPQDSLAMLAGKFKFVDDAPDTAKPALWPKR
- a CDS encoding DUF3341 domain-containing protein is translated as MAKHPVLIGVYSDPDILMEAADGARKKGWKHLDAYTPYPIHGLDKALGLKSSWVPWVTLAMGLTGAALGFTLEYWVHVIEWPMNIGGKPENSWPAFFPVMFESGVLIGGISTFIAMWAACKLPTTTPKIHDERFTDDKFGLVIPLDGVNSGDAEAYLKASGAEEVKHV
- the nrfD gene encoding polysulfide reductase NrfD, with the protein product MPNIKWWLGFLTVSGMLGVGAIVVYILLTRGQGIFGISHPYGWAFDITNFVFWIGIGHAGTLISAILFLLRQKWRTAINRSAEAMTIFAVMTAGIFPLLHTGRQWLAYWLVPYPNDRLLWVNFRSPLLWDVFAVSTYFTISLLFWYTGLVPDFATMRDKAKNLLRKKFYGALSLGWTGSMRDWNHYEKAYLLFAGMSTALVLSVHTVVSYDFATSLIPGWHTTIFPPYFVAGAIFSGFAMVVTLLVFMRTAFNLEQYITIRHMELMNKIILLTGMLVGYAYLTEFFIAWYSENPFERYVFVNRLTGPFSTAFYIMFFCNVVVPQIFWFKKARTSIPIMFVVSLLVNVGMWFERFNIIVSSLHRDFLPSNWDNFSPTIYDFGWTIGAFGLFLTLFLLFVRLFPTISIAEIKHTLPKPADTSKVGYHG
- a CDS encoding TAT-variant-translocated molybdopterin oxidoreductase — protein: MHQPTTPASEAKPRHWTTLGELRGDEAALAVKHSEFYSKPEEFFTKEEQGTKFSLTGAPTLISEAAGFMELKVKQNGGEESGLSRRDFMKLSGAAMVFATAGCGLRPAQKIIPYINQPEEIVLGVPNFYASAAGGPQGNGVLIKTREGRPIKLEGNPQHPLSKGTLDARGQYEIFNLYDPDRLNGPVKMVEGTPSVISWNVADGEIGELLKAARGRIAVLTGTVHGPARKKIIADFCASLGASHYSYDGWTREATRLANQECYGAPVLPALHFDKADYVLSLDGDFLGSGYASHEWSVAFGSKRKLHEKHLNKLVSADCSTTLTSSNADERFRMKPGQSVRFGLAVATALLGMGANGVSFSGTVSPAQCESENGLKSGTIDRIAAELWAARGKSIVVGGESLDHQLVACLLNAMLGNDGITVDGNGAPSQQADGSLVGLQDLMSRLDGGQIDVLITFGTNPVYSLPEKSGVKTALAKAKTIIHLGDRADETGRLATYLLPGLHWLESWGDAEPQVGLYSIIQPTVMPLHDCRAAEESLLKFAQAAAVPGLGEVVGSWYDYIMSVWQTSVYSADVFAADFHAFWNGALRDGFVDLRKPATPRTFNSAGLSRLSATRASGELQLVVAPSPVLTEDGNGNNAWILELPHPVARVCWTNFANLAPKTASRLALRDGDYVRVTANGATIEVPVHVQPGDVEDVLTIETGWGRQNVGRVGNDVGGNAFLLCAVEGTMLRTMGDAVTIEATGRWEELPDVQGHNYTEGRPIVAETALEAFLHDPHAGQWHEHPSMSMWPEHEYKGNKWGMAIDLTACIGCNACIAACSVENNLPIVGAGQIRLGREMHWIRIDRYYSGDEHEPEFTYQPMLCQHCDNASCETVCPVVATVHSEEGLNMQVYNRCVGTRYCSNNCPYKVRRFNWHEYSFAAYEPHPLNLALNPEVTVREKGVMEKCTFCQQRIREGKEKAKTFNRPVQDGDFLTACQQTCPTNAISFGNTNNPDSLVSKLKQDPRAYHVIAELNTKPQVTYFTKLRNRPLRDSDHAGGHGEASHDGGNHS